A window of Massilia sp. NR 4-1 genomic DNA:
CCCACCTTTTCCTGGCCCGCCGAACGCGCCCAGGCCCTGCTGGCCGGCGGCATGGGCGCCATGTTCCAGGCCGTGGAGGGGGCGGAGGATGACCGCGAACAAGGCGGCCGCGATCTGCTGGCGCTGGCGCCCACGCCCAATGACGTGGTCTTCCTGCTGGCCGCATCGGGCGGCACGCCCTATGTGCTGGGCGCCCTGCATGCGGCGCGCGGCGCCGGCGCGCTCACCATCGGCATCGCCAACAACGACCACGCTCCGGTGGCGCTACAGGCGGAAGTCGGCATCACCCTCGACACCGGCGTCGAAGTCATCTCCGGCAGCACGCGCCTGAAAGCGGGCACCTCGCAGAAAATCGTCCTCAACACCATTTCCAGCGCGCTGATGGTGCGTTTGCATAAAGTCTATGGAAACTTGATGGTAGACTTGAAGCCCACCAACGCCAAGCTGGTACGGCGCGCCGTGCGCCTGACCATGCACGCCACCGGCGCCGACGAGGCGGCGGCGCAGCGCACGCTGGAACAATGCCGCTTCCACGTGAAGGTGGCGATCGTGGCCCTGCTCAGGCAGGCCACGGTGGCGCAGGCGGAGACCCTGCTGGAACAGGCGAAAGGAAGCGTGCGCGCGGCGCTGGCCCTCTAGAGACGGGCCGCGTTCCCGCTTCCTCCAACGGACAACAAAGGAAGTGATGGAACAAGCAGCGCAACAGCGAAACCCCTGGTGGTGGATTCCCACCCTGTATTTCGGCCAGGGCATCCCTTATGTGGTCGTGATGACCCTGTCGGTGGTGATGTACAAGAACACCGGCATTTCGAATACCGATATCGCGCTGTACACCGGCTGGCTCTACCTGCCCTGGGTGATCAAGCCCCTGTGGTCGCCCGTGGTCGAAATGTTCCGCACCAAGCGGCTGTGGATCGTCGCCCTGCAGCTGCTGATCGGCGCCGCGCTGGCGCTGGTGGCCTTCACCACCCACCTGCCCAGCTTCTTCCAGATGAGCCTTGCCGTGCTGTGGCTGATGGCCTTCAGCTCCGCCACCCATGACATCGCGGCCGACGGCTTCTATATGCTGGCGCTGCGCAAGCCGCAGCAGGCCGCCTTCGTCGGCGTGCGCAGCACCTTCTACCGCCTGGCCATGATCGCCGGCCAGGGTGGCCTGGTGGCGCTGGCCGGGCTGCTGATCAAGCGCCTGGGCGATCCGCACGCGGCATGGTCGGTGGTGTTCCTCGTGCTGGCCGTCGTCTTCCTGGCGCTGTTCGCCTACCACCAGTGGATGCTGCCGCGTCCCGCGGCCGACCAGCCGGCGCCGGAAAGCAGCAATCTGCTGCGCGAATTCCTCCAGACCTTTGCCGCCTTCTTCCGCAAGGACGGCATCCTCGTCATCCTCGGCTTCCTGCTACTGTTCCGTCTGGGCGAGGCCCAGTTGCTGAAAATGGCCATGCCCTTCCTGCTCGATCCCGCCCGCGCCGGCGGCCTTGGCCTG
This region includes:
- the murQ gene encoding N-acetylmuramic acid 6-phosphate etherase yields the protein MLKTETPSPRHTELDQYSVLDLVAAFVDDQFQAVQAVRDAVPRIAAAIAMAVPRIEAGGRLIYVGAGTSGRLGVLDSVELYPTFSWPAERAQALLAGGMGAMFQAVEGAEDDREQGGRDLLALAPTPNDVVFLLAASGGTPYVLGALHAARGAGALTIGIANNDHAPVALQAEVGITLDTGVEVISGSTRLKAGTSQKIVLNTISSALMVRLHKVYGNLMVDLKPTNAKLVRRAVRLTMHATGADEAAAQRTLEQCRFHVKVAIVALLRQATVAQAETLLEQAKGSVRAALAL
- a CDS encoding MFS transporter, with the translated sequence MEQAAQQRNPWWWIPTLYFGQGIPYVVVMTLSVVMYKNTGISNTDIALYTGWLYLPWVIKPLWSPVVEMFRTKRLWIVALQLLIGAALALVAFTTHLPSFFQMSLAVLWLMAFSSATHDIAADGFYMLALRKPQQAAFVGVRSTFYRLAMIAGQGGLVALAGLLIKRLGDPHAAWSVVFLVLAVVFLALFAYHQWMLPRPAADQPAPESSNLLREFLQTFAAFFRKDGILVILGFLLLFRLGEAQLLKMAMPFLLDPARAGGLGLSNEAVGLAYGTIGVVALTLGGLLGGVTIARFGLKRCLWPMAFAVHVPDLVFVYLSSALPDNLLLISATIAAEQFGYGFGFTSYMMYMIMVADGEHKTAHYAICTGFMALGMMLPQMASGWIQNMLGYQHFFIWVCFATVPAFIMTALVKIDPAFGRE